Below is a genomic region from Paenibacillus rhizovicinus.
TCCGCGGCCGTTCTTGCCGCAGGCGACCGGGTAGAGGTTAAGCTCGACGCGAATGATCAAGTCTTGATTACGGTCAATAGCGGCGTTGCCAAGAAGTTCTGGAAATACGATGCGGCATCCAAAGTGCTGTCCGTGAAACGGGAGTCGTTGACGGAAACGAATACGTACAGCGTAACGGCAGCTACGAGAATCACGCAAAACGGTTCGCCGATCAACATTAGCCAATTGGCAGACGGCGATTCCATCGTCCTCTACTTCTATCAGAACGCGCTGATCGAGATCGCAAAAGCTTAATGTCCGTTGAAATGCCATTGTCCTGGCTCATTGCCAGGACAATTTTTATTTCAATTCTGTGAAAACAGCGGTTCAAATGGCGATTACATACGCTCAGGCGGTTGATAAATGTGACATTTTTCGCTACACTTTGAAACGATGGTTCTATTAGGAGTTGAGCGCGAGTTGAAGGCGAAAGAGAAAATGACCCATGTGCTGGGCGTTATCGGCCACATGTTCCCGGATGCGCATTGCGAGCTCAATCACAGCAACCCTTTCGAGCTGACCATTGCCGTATTGCTTTCAGCGCAGTGCACCGACGAAACCGTGAATAAAGTCACGGCGAATTTGTTTCAAAAATACCGAACGCCTTCCGATTATTTGGCCGTCCCTTTGGACGAGCTGGAGAATGATATAAAGCGGATCGGACTTTACCGCAACAAAGCCTTGTTTATTCAGAAGCTTTGCCGCATGCTGATTGACGATTACGGCGGTGACGTGCCGCGGGAACACGCGGAGCTCACGAAGCTGCCCGGCGTAGGCCGCAAAACAGCCAACGTTGTCGTATCCAACGCATTCGGCGTTCCGGCGATCGCCGTCGACACGCATGTCGAACGCGTATCCAAGCGGCTGGGGTTCGCGACTGCGGACGACAGCGTGCTGGAGGTCGAGAAGAAGCTGATGAAGCTGGTCCCTCGGGAATTATGGACGGAAACCCATCACCGGCTGATTTTTTTCGGACGGTATCATTGCAAGGCCCAGAACCCGCAATGTCCTGTCTGCCCGCTGCTGGATTGCTGCAAAGAAGGCAAGCAACGTATGAAACCCGCTCTAAACCGAAAGGCTAAGAGCTAAACGCTTTTCCAACCACTTATAGAGAAGGATGATAAAACCAATGAAATGCATTTCCGTGTACACGAAAGATTTTTCCCTGTTCTCCGACATTTACGAGCAAATCATGGAAGCACCGCCAGCCGAGAACGAAGAAATCATTCTTGAAGGCGTGACAGTTAGCGGAGCAGGGGACGTGCCTGATCAATATATTGAACGTATGAGATTGAAACCGGAATGCGTCGTCATGAAAGAAAAAGAGCGCGGCGTAACGATTCTGCAGCACGGCGAAGTATTCGAAATTTGCATGCCGTCCGTTCAACTCGTTTGATCGAAATCGGTTCAACTGAATTGAACCTAATCGGTTCAACTTTGGTAGCCATAAGGCCGGGCATGCATATGAGGTAAGGAAAGACGGGGAGCACAGGGAGAGAGAAACATGAGCCATACGATTGAAAAAAATGCACAAGCCATGGAAAACGCGTTGGCCGGCATGGCGACCATGATGGCTGCGGCGGGAGACCAAGGCGACGCGAAGCGAATGCGGGAGCTGCGGTCGAAGCTGGATCATGGCCAGCTGACCGTTGCGTTCTGCGGCCACTTCTCCGCGGGGAAATCAACGCTGGTCAACCGGCTATGCGGCACGGAACTGCTGCCGTCCAGTCCGATTCCGACCAGCGCGAACGTCGTCAGCATCATGAACGGGGAAGCGAAGGCGACGATCAAGAAGC
It encodes:
- the nth gene encoding endonuclease III, yielding MTHVLGVIGHMFPDAHCELNHSNPFELTIAVLLSAQCTDETVNKVTANLFQKYRTPSDYLAVPLDELENDIKRIGLYRNKALFIQKLCRMLIDDYGGDVPREHAELTKLPGVGRKTANVVVSNAFGVPAIAVDTHVERVSKRLGFATADDSVLEVEKKLMKLVPRELWTETHHRLIFFGRYHCKAQNPQCPVCPLLDCCKEGKQRMKPALNRKAKS
- a CDS encoding NAD/NADP transhydrogenase alpha subunit, translated to MKCISVYTKDFSLFSDIYEQIMEAPPAENEEIILEGVTVSGAGDVPDQYIERMRLKPECVVMKEKERGVTILQHGEVFEICMPSVQLV